A single Salmo salar chromosome ssa19, Ssal_v3.1, whole genome shotgun sequence DNA region contains:
- the if2g gene encoding eukaryotic translation initiation factor 2 subunit 3, with product MAGDESGITLGQPHLSKQDLNDLDVSTLTPLSQEIISRQATINIGTIGHVAHGKSTVVKAISGVHTVRFKNELERNITIKLGYANAKVYKLDDPSCPRPECYRSCGSSTPDEFPTDIPGTKGNFKLVRHVSFVDCPGHDILMATMLNGAAVMDAALLLIAGNESCPQPQTSEHLAAIEIMKLKHILILQNKIDLVKESQAKEQYEQILAFVQGTVAEGAPIIPISAQLKYNIEVVCEYIVKKIPVPIRDFTSEPRLIVIRSFDVNKPGCEVDDLKGGVAGGSILKGVLKVGQELEVRPGIVSKDHEGKLMCKPIFSKIVSLFAEHNDLQYAAPGGLIGVGTKIDPTLCRADRMVGQVLGAVGALPEIFTELEISYFLLRRLLGVRTEGDKKAAKVQKLSKNEVLMVNIGSLSTGGRVSAVKADLAKIVLTNPVCTEVGEKIALSRRVEKHWRLIGWGQIRRGVTITPTVDDD from the exons GCACCATTGGTCATGTGGCCCACGGGAAGTCGACGGTGGTGAAGGCCATCTCAGGTGTTCACACTGTCCGCTTCAAGAACGAGCTGGAGAGGAACATCACCATCAAGCTAGGTTACGCTAACGCCAAG GTATATAAGCTGGACGACCCCAGCTGTCCCAGGCCAGAGTGCTACAGGTCGTGTGGCTCCAGTACTCCTGATGAGTTCCCTACAGACATCCCTGGAACCAAGGGCAACTTCAAACTGGTCAGACATGTGTCCTTCGTGGACTGTCCTGGTCACGACATTCTGATGGCCACCATGCTGAACGGAGCAGCTGTTATGGACGCTGCCCTCCTCCTCATTG cGGGTAACGAGTCGTGTCCCCAGCCCCAGACCTCTGAGCACCTGGCTGCCATAGAGATCATGAAGCTCAAACACATCCTGATCCTCCAGAACAAGATTGATCTGGTCAAGGAGAGCCAGGCCAAGGAGCAGTACGAACAGATCCTAGCCTTCGTTCAGG GTACAGTGGCAGAGGGAGCACCTATTATTCCTATCTCAGCCCAGCTGAAATACAACATAGAGGTGGTGTGTGAATACATTGTCAAGAAGATCCCTGTCCCCATCAGAGACTTCACCTCAGAACCTAGACTGATTG TGATCCGGTCGTTTGATGTCAACAAGCCGGGTTGTGAGGTTGACGACCTGAAAGGAGGTGTGGCCGGAGGCAGTATTCTAAAAGGTGTGCTCAAG GTGGGTCAGGAGTTGGAGGTGCGTCCTGGCATCGTGTCTAAGGACCATGAGGGGAAGCTGATGTGTAAACCCATCTTCTCCAAGATCGTCTCACTTTTTGCTGAACACAACGACTTACAGTACGCAGCACCCGGAGGACTCATCG GTGTAGGCACTAAGATTGATCCGACCCTGTGCAGAGCTGACCGTATGGTTGGCCAGGTGCTGGGAGCGGTCGGAGCACTACCTGAGATCTTCACAGAGCTGGAAATCTCCTATTTCCTGTTGAGGAGGCTTCTGGGAGTCCGCACTGAAGGAGACAAGAAGGCCGCCAAG GTCCAGAAGCTGTCTAAGAACGAGGTGTTGATGGTGAACATCGGCAGTCTGTCTACGGGCGGCAGAGTGAGTGCAGTGAAGGCTGATCTGGCCAAGATCGTCCTGACCAACCCTGTCTGCACAGAGGTTGGAGAGAAGATCGCTCTCAGCCGTCGTGTGGAGAAACATTGGCg TCTGATTGGCTGGGGCCAGATCAGGAGGGGCGTGACCATCACCCCTACCGTGGACGACGACTGA